The DNA window TGAAGAAGGCAAGCGCATGTACGGTCGCACAATTCCAGCCACGAAGGAAGGCAAACGGATACAGATTAATAAACAGCCAGTTGGAGTTGTAGTATCCATCACACCTTGGAATTTCCCGGCTGCTATGATGGCGAGGAAAATGGCGCCTGCACTTGCTGCTGGATGCACATTCGTAGCGAAACCAGCGAAGATGACTCCTCTTACGGCAGTGAAGATGTATGAACTGGCAATAGAAGCCGGGTTCCCTAAAGGCGTCATCAATTTAGTAACTGGAAGTGCTAGTAAAATTGGAAAAGTATTTACTAGTCATCCTGATGTTCGTAAACTTACTTTTACCGGGTCTACTGAGATTGGTAAAGAGTTGATGAAACAAGCATCTGAAACCATGTTAAATTTGTCTCTTGAATTAGGTGGACACGCCCCAATTATCGTTTTAGAAGATGCAGATATCGAGTTGGCCATTGAAGGCGTCATTGCATCGAAATTCCGTAATGCTGGGCAAACATGTGTATGTGGTAACCGAATTTATGTCCAGCAAAGCATTGCAGAAGAGTTTTCTAGAAAACTTGGTGAAGCTGCAAGCAAGTTAAAAGTCGGCAATGGCTTAGAAGAAGGCGTAAAAATTGGTCCATTGGTCGATAAAGACGGCTATGACAAAGTAGAAAAACATGTTCAAGATGCTGTTGACAGAGGTGCCAAAGTAATCGTCGGTGGAGATGGACGCATTGAAAACAATGCCTACTTCTATAACCCTACCGTTTTAACGAATGCTACATCGGATATGCTAGTTATGAATGAGGAAACGTTTGGTCCTGTTGCGCCTATAATGACGTTTGAAAAGGATGAAGAAGCAATTGAATTGGCGAATAATACACGCTTTGGATTAGCCGCTTACTTTTTCACTGAAAGCATGTCGCGTGGTACGTATCTCGCTGAAAACTTAGATTACGGCATTGTCGGATGGAACGACGGTGCACCATCTACTGCCCAAGCTCCCTTTGGTGGCATGAAAGAAAGTGGCGTTGGACGTGAAGGTGGACAAGAAGGATTAGATGCCTTCCTCGAAACCAAATATATTTCGATCAAAGTTTAACGCATACAAAAAAGAAGTTGCTCTGGAATCCAGAGCAACTTCTTTTTTTATAGCACTGTTTCACATATCTTAATTCC is part of the Planococcus sp. PAMC 21323 genome and encodes:
- a CDS encoding NAD-dependent succinate-semialdehyde dehydrogenase: MNGRHYINGDWTDTGDGQIDVINPATGKVVGSVPNGGEQEATAAIEAAAAAFPEWSKTTAYYRADLLMKWHDLLLEHKEEIGEILTKEMGKPLAEAIGEVEYSASFVSWFAEEGKRMYGRTIPATKEGKRIQINKQPVGVVVSITPWNFPAAMMARKMAPALAAGCTFVAKPAKMTPLTAVKMYELAIEAGFPKGVINLVTGSASKIGKVFTSHPDVRKLTFTGSTEIGKELMKQASETMLNLSLELGGHAPIIVLEDADIELAIEGVIASKFRNAGQTCVCGNRIYVQQSIAEEFSRKLGEAASKLKVGNGLEEGVKIGPLVDKDGYDKVEKHVQDAVDRGAKVIVGGDGRIENNAYFYNPTVLTNATSDMLVMNEETFGPVAPIMTFEKDEEAIELANNTRFGLAAYFFTESMSRGTYLAENLDYGIVGWNDGAPSTAQAPFGGMKESGVGREGGQEGLDAFLETKYISIKV